In the Choloepus didactylus isolate mChoDid1 chromosome 3, mChoDid1.pri, whole genome shotgun sequence genome, cctgggtcAATGATAGCCAGTGTGCATACTCTGTAATATTTTCTGCATGCTGTGCTCAATTCAATATTATTGCCACTGTAGTGATGGACACCAGTTTTGGCCAACATGGCATAGTACTCTATTTCAGATTTCCTCAAAGCTGGGCAGTTCTTGGCAAGGATGACTAGTTTTGCTTTGCCTTGCCTGATCGTCTTCAGAGTCTGCTTGTATCCCAGCACGTACTTTCCTCTTTTCATAATGAGTTGGAGCCTAGAGTTGACAGACTCCAGAGACTTTTCATCTTCCTTGTGGCCACCATCTTCCTGCCTTAGGTGTGGGACAGCCCCCAATGAAGAGCAGCCACCAAGATGGCTGGGGAGTGAgcagttctatttatttttgtaatcacTGCCATGCATTGCATAGAATAGGTACTAATATGTGTTTTCAGTGAGCTCCTTGAaagtttgttttatttgcttttataccCCAACTCCTTACTACACAACATGGCAccacagtaggtactcaataaatgtttaaggaatcaataagtaaataattgctcatttaaaaaaaataagtgtaaaTCAACATTTATCATTCCTTCCTGTACCACAATGGATAGTATGTGCATATATTCCACTTTGGAAACCACTGATTTAGAAATTGGGTGCCGAAACCCTTGG is a window encoding:
- the LOC119530434 gene encoding 60S ribosomal protein L30-like — protein: MVWLSLSSLLYANEKGPVESGKTVNVGESKDYQGNHLGGCSSLGAVPHLRQEDGGHKEDEKSLESVNSRLQLIMKRGKYVLGYKQTLKTIRQGKAKLVILAKNCPALRKSEIEYYAMLAKTGVHHYSGNNIELSTACRKYYRVCTLAIIDPGDSDIIRSMPEQTGDKQIM